From one Lolium rigidum isolate FL_2022 chromosome 4, APGP_CSIRO_Lrig_0.1, whole genome shotgun sequence genomic stretch:
- the LOC124705417 gene encoding uncharacterized protein LOC124705417 has translation MSAMAATGAALRLRLLFRMLRVGELLALLALLSWSSSRAPSAAAAAAAARVAGSLLFSPRFVFVLGNAIVLLLLALSRRERERDPSPASSNHPATGTSTAGVAVEVEPIPAAPAANSFPSYVTPKLPTPVLEVLPCREMATVLEEEVKPSAASATAAVPTARAVVSKARAPRRSRSEKMSPRGMSGSRRVASPEHQLLMPLMRRSESDNGRRRRSSASARDVAGWAPGTEDAEEFQRRVEAFIARQTRFRREEECMVGALVVVE, from the coding sequence ATgtccgccatggccgccaccgGAGCAGCTCTTCGGCTACGCCTCCTGTTCCGGATGCTGCGAGTGGGGGAGCTACTCGCCCTGCTGGCGCTCCTCTCCTGGTCCTCCTCGCgcgcgccgtccgccgccgccgccgccgccgcggcgcgcgTCGCCGGCAGCCTCCTCTTCAGCCCGCGCTTCGTGTTCGTCCTCGGCAACGCCATCGTGCTCCTTTTACTGGCGCTGTCCCGGCGCGAGCGCGAGCGCGACCCGTCACCGGCTTCCTCCAACCACCCCGCCACGggcacctccaccgccggcgtcgcCGTGGAAGTGGAACCGATTCCCGCGGCACCGGCCGCCAACAGCTTCCCATCATATGTCACCCCGAAGTTGCCTACGCCCGTGCTCGAGGTGCTCCCCTGCAGGGAGATGGCGACGGTCCTCGAGGAGGAGGTCAAGCCTTCGGCGGCGAGCGCGACGGCAGCGGTCCCGACGGCGCGCGCCGTCGTCAGCAAGGCCCGCGCGCCGAGGCGGAGCAGGTCCGAGAAGATGAGCCCGCGCGGCATGAGCGGCTCCCGGCGCGTGGCGTCCCCGGAACACCAGCTGCTGATGCCGCTCATGCGGCGTTCCGAGTCGGACAACGGCCGCAGGCGGCGGTCGTCGGCGTCGGCGCGGGACGTGGCGGGGTGGGCCCCCGGGACGGAGGACGCGGAGGAGTTCCAGCGGAGGGTGGAGGCGTTCATCGCGAGGCAGACACGGTTCCGGCGCGAGGAGGAGTGCATGGTCGGAGCTCTGGTCGTCGTGGAATGA